CGTCCAAGAACGGCTCGGCCGCCGGCTACACCGGCAAGGTCGACCTCGCCGCCCTCAAGACCTCGGTCCCGGAGAAGCTCGGCACCGGCGCCCCCTTCAAGATCATGTCCCCGTTCTGGGGCTCCCCGCCGAAGGGCGGCTGCGCCTACTACACGGCGCTCGACGCGGCGGCGGGCACCAAGATCACCTGGCAGAACCAGGACGGCAACACCTACGGCCAGAAGCTCGGCGCCGTCCTCGCCTCCAGCGCCATCCCCGACATGGTGGTCGTGCCGAGCTGGGAACTGGTCGGCAAGATCTCGAACGCCGTCACCGCGAAGTTCATGGACCTCGGCCCCTACCTGGCGGGCGACAAGGTCAAGAAGTACCCGAACCTGGCCGCGATCCCCTCCGACGCCTGGCGCATGGGTATCTTCGGCGGCGCGCTGCGCGGCATACCGATGCCCGCCGCCACCGCGAACTGGATCGCGCCCCTGTACCGCAAGGACATCTTCGACAAGAAGGGCTACTCGGTACCCAAGTCGGCCGACGAGTTCATGAGCTGGGCCAAGGACGCCACCAGCGCCAAGGCCAAGGTCTGGGCCTGCGGTGACATGACCTGGTCGGCGTGGAGCTTCTTCGGCGTCCGTGGCTCCGGGTCGATCGGCTGGGACATCGGGTCCGACGGCAAGCTGACGTACCGCGTCGAGCAGCCCGAGTACCTCGAGGCCCTGGAGTGGGTCCGCAAGCTGTACGACGCGGGTGTGGTCCATCCCGACGACAAGGCGCGCTCGGGCGACCCGGGCCAGCGGTTCACCGCCGGGCAGACCCTGGTCTGGTGCACCAACATCGCCGACTGGTACGGGAAGGTCTCCGAACAGGCCCAGTCCAACCCGGATCTCGTGATCGACGCCATGGACCTCTTCGGCGCGGACGGCGGCAACCCGAAGCTGTACGCCTCCTCGCCCGCCACCATCTGGTCGCTGATCCGCAAGGGCGCCTCGAAGACGACGATCGAGAACGCGCTGGCCGCCGCCAACTTCTCGGCCGCGCCCTACGGCACCAAGGAGCGGATGCTCGTCGACTACGGCGTCGAGGGCACCCACTACACGGTCAAGGACGGCGTCCCGGTCAAGAACGACCTCGGCAACTCCGAGGTGCTCAACGCCTGGGTGATGCTGGCCGCACCGGCCGCCTACTTCGCCCACCCCGACTTCCCCGAGGTCGCCCGCAAGCAGGTCGAGTGGCAGCAGCGGATGGGGGCGTTCATGAAGAAGACGTCCACCTTCGGCATGAACATCGTCGAGCCGACCCGCTACGCCAACCTCTCCAGCCAGTTCGAGCAGTACGAGATCGACTACGTGCGCGGCAACAAGAAGCTGTCCGACATCCAGCAGGCCATCTCCACGTGGAAGTCCTCCGGCGGCGACAAGCTGCGCGACTGGTACAAGCAGCTCATCGACAAGAACGGCAGCGCCAACTGATGTCCATCACGGCCGGGAGCAGGCCCGACGGGACTCGTCCTCCCGCGGCCGTCGAGGAACCGACGGCCGCGGTCGCCGCCGCCGTGACGAAGGCGCGGGTGCCGCGCAAGGCGGCCAAGGCCGGCAAGATTCCCTTCCGGGTCCGGCTGCGCCGCGACCGCGCGCTCATCCTGATGACGCTGCCCGTCATCCTCCTGCTCCTGCTCTTCAACTACGTCCCGCTGCTGGGCAACGTCGTCGCCTTCCAGGACTACGACCCCTATGTCTCCAGCAACGGCATCACGG
This portion of the Streptomyces canus genome encodes:
- a CDS encoding extracellular solute-binding protein, which encodes MTPNATSASSGPSRRSFLASTAVPTAAVAGGMPLLAACGGSDSGEREGTTSGKAADKLLPAFVASTVANPDLPSKNGSAAGYTGKVDLAALKTSVPEKLGTGAPFKIMSPFWGSPPKGGCAYYTALDAAAGTKITWQNQDGNTYGQKLGAVLASSAIPDMVVVPSWELVGKISNAVTAKFMDLGPYLAGDKVKKYPNLAAIPSDAWRMGIFGGALRGIPMPAATANWIAPLYRKDIFDKKGYSVPKSADEFMSWAKDATSAKAKVWACGDMTWSAWSFFGVRGSGSIGWDIGSDGKLTYRVEQPEYLEALEWVRKLYDAGVVHPDDKARSGDPGQRFTAGQTLVWCTNIADWYGKVSEQAQSNPDLVIDAMDLFGADGGNPKLYASSPATIWSLIRKGASKTTIENALAAANFSAAPYGTKERMLVDYGVEGTHYTVKDGVPVKNDLGNSEVLNAWVMLAAPAAYFAHPDFPEVARKQVEWQQRMGAFMKKTSTFGMNIVEPTRYANLSSQFEQYEIDYVRGNKKLSDIQQAISTWKSSGGDKLRDWYKQLIDKNGSAN